The Vigna radiata var. radiata cultivar VC1973A chromosome 6, Vradiata_ver6, whole genome shotgun sequence DNA segment ATCAGCAAACCAACCTTTGGTGAATGCTCCAGCATGGTCTATACCGACTCAAGCTGCTTCAATAGCAAGAACTGCATCAGAAAGCAAGGTGCCTGCTACTACCTCTGTGAAGGTTGAAGGAACATTGGACACAACCGTATCAAGGGCAGGGCCTCAAATAACAACAGACCCGAGCTTTAGACCGTTTATAACTCCAACAGCTTCTGTAAATTTGTCTACTGTGCACCAGCCTTTGCAGGCCACGAACATTGTTCAGCCTCCTTTGATTCCCAGTCACACTGATATTGCAAAGGTTGTCCAGAAAGTGTTACAACCAAAGCTTCCCAGTCATCCCACTTGGATTCCTCCATCAAGGGATTATATGAATAAGGCTTTGACATGTCAGGTGTGTGAGCTCAGTGTTCAGGAGGTTGATACTGTGCTTCTCTGTGATGCTTGTGAAAAGGGATTTCACTTGAAGTGTTTGCAGCCCTCGGTCTTGAGAGGAATTCATAACAGAGTGGATTGGCACTGTATGAGGTGCTTGAGTTTAAGTGGTGGAAAGCCTTTGCCGCCAAAGTATGGCCGTGTCATGAGATCGTCAAGCACACCACCAAAATTGCCTTCTAATATTGGTGGTATTCAAGCTTGTTCTGAGAATAAAGCAGAGAACATAGAACCAAAGGTCCTGCAGATGGTAACAAATGGGAGCACTGTTCCAACTGTTGCCAGTGGCAATCACAATGTTGAGGTGCCATGTTACTCAAAGTTTGCTGATACCAAAGGTATACAAGGGATTGGCATTTCATCCAGTATTGAAGCTATCGATAAGAAGCCTGATCCAAACAACTCTATGAAATCTCTTAGTGCAGCCTCTACTCCTTCTATTGGCATGCTAGGTGAGTGCTCTACCAAACAAATAAATTCTAAGGTTTTGACCAGTAAAGAGACTTCAGATTGTGAGTCTCTTCCTAAATTATCTGAGCCAGCTAAATGTGAAAGTATGCAATCATCTCAAAATTTTCAAGTGGAACAGACAATGTCAAAAGACAATGCTGAAATATCACTAGATAAACGCATTGATAgtaatattatgaataataatcaAAAGGACTCTCTTGAAGGGGAAAGTTTAACTTATGATATCAAGCGTGATGACAAAGATGCTGCACTAGCAAACATTGTTGGAATTTCTGGAACTAATACTGAAGGTAGACAGAACTCAGCATTATCATCAGATGGTTCACATGCTGTAGAATGGATTGGTGATGTAGTACAACTCGTAGATGAAAAGATTTTTTACCAATCTTGTTGTGTTGATGGAGTAACGTATAGGCTACAGGGTCATGCTCTTTTTCCTACCAGCAATGGAAAACTAGCTCCTTCTAAACTCCAGGCAAGCAAATTATCACTATTTCCTTCCATTGTATGCCAGCCATTGCTTATACCAAACCTGCAGGAATTTACCTGAAAAATTAAGTAGATATGAATACCACAAACGTTTTAGTGTACTTCCCtgtttcttgtgttttgattgatttgcaCCCTTGTGTaaacaaaataagttttttataaatatttagaacTTTAACAAAGAAGtttattccatttttattttcagtctaTGTGGGAAGATTGCAAAACTGGGTTAAAGTGGGTAAAGGTAACAAAGTGCTACTTTCCTGATGATTTGCCAGGGAATATTGGTCATCCGTGTATATCTGAAGTCAATGAGGTACTTTTTTTACACATACCTACTTACAtctttatatatgaaattataattatacatttttttcttagatCAATATAAATGCATTCATGCTGGTGTTAAGGCTTGTCATTGATATGTTAagcatgttttttatatattttatctaaagCTACACTGGCTTTTGCATGCACTTAACGGTTTAAACTTGTAACCTgtaaagttaattaatattttgtttgatattgCAATCAATGATAATTCTCCACATCCTGGACATTCTTCACCATTCTTAATCATGTATTGTGTGGATATTTTCttatagatatttttctttgttgaaggTTTATGAATCTAATAGTGATAGAACTGAAATGACTAGCTCTATTCAAGGTCCATGTGAAGTACTCCCGTCTGataaatttaaacaagaaaatgaCAGGCGATGTCAGTTAGGAATTGAGGAAAGTACTAGAATACAGCCCATTTTCCTTTGCAGGtttgtttctttaaaattcATCCATCATTCTAGAgtgttttcatttcattttgttttactatATGTCTGTTCCATTCATATTATACAATTTTCGTATTTGTAAAGTAaccatcaaatataaaatatgaagtcaatttatcattttcttgGTAGAAAATTGTAGAAAACAGGGAAATGAGAAATATAGGTGATTTAATTATCGTTTAGACTTAGatggtgaaaaattgaaaattgaaacccATTTTTATGCTGCTTGCGGACATACCTGATCATTAAGAATGTGCTGTGTTTTTCTACTATACATTCGTTCCAATTTTTACATAACATAGATTGACACTATTAATTCTAGTTTATCtcaattaatgaatttttggttcatagaaaaaaacaagaaagcAAATGCTTAATGTTTGGTAATTACTTTTCCtgggaaaaaaaatgaatgtcaGACAGTATAATTGTCATTGAACCTGGAAGGATATCTTAAACAAGAACTTTCATGCATGCGATGGAGACAAACTACCTTCATTTTCATGGAAAAACCCTTGTGGTCTCATCTCATTGGACTACCACAGCGTGTATGCGGTGAGAGTAAAGGCTATAGTAATCAATCTATTGCCAACCCCAAATACACTATAGTGGGATAACACATTGTGGAATGGCcactatttcaaatatatttgtatgcataaatataatctttacttataaataatttcttatataaaGGTGAAAAGTGCTCTAGAGGGAAGGAAACAGTATATCTTACAGCTTTAAACATTCTGAGTGATTAAAAGATGGATGGAAACAGAAGAAGCTTGCCGGAAAACAGCAACAGGAAGTCTAAGACTGACAAAATATTTGGAAGAGAGAAGATGTAATTCTGTCGCTAGACATCTCTGGTGGGATGGGCAGGCAAAAGATTGGATGCCTTTAGAAATTCCTGCTGAAGAGGTGGGGTTAGTTTTGTCTACAATTATCATTTCCACCCTGACTCCCCCACCAAAACAGTAGAGGGGCAAAATTAGATTTTTGAAACTCGTTATAATTGCTGTGGTTGTGGGAAAAAGCTGTCAATTCGGCTGTCAGCTCTGACACCCCAAAATGCCACTCTGATGTGGCTGCAGCGCCCAGCGACCTCTCTGTGGTACTGTTGCACTCTATTAATTACTTTGGTAACAGGTGGAGTGTGGACAAGACAGAAGAGCATCCTGCTCTCTACTTAAATTCGCTGGAGAAGTGGTCGTCTCTTCTCTGGTGAGAGGTGAGTAGGCAAGAGAAAAGGATGTCTTGGGAGAAGAGAGTGGAGGAGGGTATTGGCGACAATGCTGCTGAATTCGGGGGTGGACAGGGTAGTTTTATGTAATGTCTTTTTCAACCAAAATACCCTCTCTCTCTATTCGACGCAAGTGCTGGGGaaaaattggatttttgaaACCCATTCCAAT contains these protein-coding regions:
- the LOC106764990 gene encoding uncharacterized protein LOC106764990 isoform X2, encoding METEEELVPDPKPEEQTLPLQNGDSDQRCAKKPKVDEDAELKRVAEIVLVLSTMASVRAGRKPSDAEVELMREARAKLASLCQGLAPKDIVAREAIGTVIEDLGLHSKLKDQRLGFRTPKMSIAERYSHAKWKMEEAKKFSAPSTTHTSQPLQSNIGGPVDNRVPSHVRMFASDKPSQPAIPSTGTVVSIPPHVSAGSSAVLQYQSTGNEVRPPVVSGVMPSGHLGRNSSSLVLPKAEHPQFKVDGGSNGSSSYMLQVQANSSANQPLVNAPAWSIPTQAASIARTASESKVPATTSVKVEGTLDTTVSRAGPQITTDPSFRPFITPTASVNLSTVHQPLQATNIVQPPLIPSHTDIAKVVQKVLQPKLPSHPTWIPPSRDYMNKALTCQVCELSVQEVDTVLLCDACEKGFHLKCLQPSVLRGIHNRVDWHCMRCLSLSGGKPLPPKYGRVMRSSSTPPKLPSNIGGIQACSENKAENIEPKVLQMVTNGSTVPTVASGNHNVEVPCYSKFADTKGIQGIGISSSIEAIDKKPDPNNSMKSLSAASTPSIGMLGECSTKQINSKVLTSKETSDCESLPKLSEPAKCESMQSSQNFQVEQTMSKDNAEISLDKRIDSNIMNNNQKDSLEGESLTYDIKRDDKDAALANIVGISGTNTEGRQNSALSSDGSHAVEWIGDVVQLVDEKIFYQSCCVDGVTYRLQGHALFPTSNGKLAPSKLQSMWEDCKTGLKWVKVTKCYFPDDLPGNIGHPCISEVNEVYESNSDRTEMTSSIQGPCEVLPSDKFKQENDRRCQLGIEESTRIQPIFLCRWFYDEFKKLFQPVIS
- the LOC106764990 gene encoding uncharacterized protein LOC106764990 isoform X1, whose amino-acid sequence is METEEELVPDPKPEEQTLPLQNGDSDQRCAKKPKVDEDAELKRVAEIVLVLSTMASVRAGRKPSDAEVELMREARAKLASLCQGLAPKDIVAREAIGTVIEDLGLHSKLKDQRLGFRTPKMSIAERYSHAKWKMEEAKKFSAPSTTHTSQPLQSNIGGPVDNRVPSHVRMFASDKPSQPAIPSTGTVVSIPPHVSAGSSAVLQYQSTGNEVRPPVVSGVMPSGHLGRNSSSLVLPKAEHPQFKVDGGSNGSSSYMLQVQANSSANQPLVNAPAWSIPTQAASIARTASESKVPATTSVKVEGTLDTTVSRAGPQITTDPSFRPFITPTASVNLSTVHQPLQATNIVQPPLIPSHTDIAKVVQKVLQPKLPSHPTWIPPSRDYMNKALTCQVCELSVQEVDTVLLCDACEKGFHLKCLQPSVLRGIHNRVDWHCMRCLSLSGGKPLPPKYGRVMRSSSTPPKLPSNIGGIQACSENKAENIEPKVLQMVTNGSTVPTVASGNHNVEVPCYSKFADTKGIQGIGISSSIEAIDKKPDPNNSMKSLSAASTPSIGMLGECSTKQINSKVLTSKETSDCESLPKLSEPAKCESMQSSQNFQVEQTMSKDNAEISLDKRIDSNIMNNNQKDSLEGESLTYDIKRDDKDAALANIVGISGTNTEGRQNSALSSDGSHAVEWIGDVVQLVDEKIFYQSCCVDGVTYRLQGHALFPTSNGKLAPSKLQSMWEDCKTGLKWVKVTKCYFPDDLPGNIGHPCISEVNEVYESNSDRTEMTSSIQGPCEVLPSDKFKQENDRRCQLGIEESTRIQPIFLCRQVFWGFWNAGFLVLVGN
- the LOC106764990 gene encoding uncharacterized protein LOC106764990 isoform X3; this translates as METEEELVPDPKPEEQTLPLQNGDSDQRCAKKPKVDEDAELKRVAEIVLVLSTMASVRAGRKPSDAEVELMREARAKLASLCQGLAPKDIVAREAIGTVIEDLGLHSKLKDQRLGFRTPKMSIAERYSHAKWKMEEAKKFSAPSTTHTSQPLQSNIGGPVDNRVPSHVRMFASDKPSQPAIPSTGTVVSIPPHVSAGSSAVLQYQSTGNEVRPPVVSGVMPSGHLGRNSSSLVLPKAEHPQFKVDGGSNGSSSYMLQVQANSSANQPLVNAPAWSIPTQAASIARTASESKVPATTSVKVEGTLDTTVSRAGPQITTDPSFRPFITPTASVNLSTVHQPLQATNIVQPPLIPSHTDIAKVVQKVLQPKLPSHPTWIPPSRDYMNKALTCQVCELSVQEVDTVLLCDACEKGFHLKCLQPSVLRGIHNRVDWHCMRCLSLSGGKPLPPKYGRVMRSSSTPPKLPSNIGGIQACSENKAENIEPKVLQMVTNGSTVPTVASGNHNVEVPCYSKFADTKGIQGIGISSSIEAIDKKPDPNNSMKSLSAASTPSIGMLGECSTKQINSKVLTSKETSDCESLPKLSEPAKCESMQSSQNFQVEQTMSKDNAEISLDKRIDSNIMNNNQKDSLEGESLTYDIKRDDKDAALANIVGISGTNTEGRQNSALSSDGSHAVEWIGDVVQLVDEKIFYQSCCVDGVTYRLQGHALFPTSNGKLAPSKLQSMWEDCKTGLKWVKVTKCYFPDDLPGNIGHPCISEVNEVYESNSDRTEMTSSIQGPCEVLPSDKFKQENDRRCQLGIEESTRIQPIFLCR
- the LOC106764990 gene encoding uncharacterized protein LOC106764990 isoform X4; this encodes METEEELVPDPKPEEQTLPLQNGDSDQRCAKKPKVDEDAELKRVAEIVLVLSTMASVRAGRKPSDAEVELMREARAKLASLCQGLAPKDIVAREAIGTVIEDLGLHSKLKDQRLGFRTPKMSIAERYSHAKWKMEEAKKFSAPSTTHTSQPLQSNIGGPVDNRVPSHVRMFASDKPSQPAIPSTGTVVSIPPHVSAGSSAVLQYQSTGNEVRPPVVSGVMPSGHLGRNSSSLVLPKAEHPQFKVDGGSNGSSSYMLQVQANSSANQPLVNAPAWSIPTQAASIARTASESKVPATTSVKVEGTLDTTVSRAGPQITTDPSFRPFITPTASVNLSTVHQPLQATNIVQPPLIPSHTDIAKVVQKVLQPKLPSHPTWIPPSRDYMNKALTCQVCELSVQEVDTVLLCDACEKGFHLKCLQPSVLRGIHNRVDWHCMRCLSLSGGKPLPPKYGRVMRSSSTPPKLPSNIGGIQACSENKAENIEPKVLQMVTNGSTVPTVASGNHNVEVPCYSKFADTKGIQGIGISSSIEAIDKKPDPNNSMKSLSAASTPSIGMLGESLTYDIKRDDKDAALANIVGISGTNTEGRQNSALSSDGSHAVEWIGDVVQLVDEKIFYQSCCVDGVTYRLQGHALFPTSNGKLAPSKLQSMWEDCKTGLKWVKVTKCYFPDDLPGNIGHPCISEVNEVYESNSDRTEMTSSIQGPCEVLPSDKFKQENDRRCQLGIEESTRIQPIFLCRQVFWGFWNAGFLVLVGN